A genomic window from Natrinema sp. HArc-T2 includes:
- a CDS encoding O-methyltransferase: MTDVLTDDIARFVRAVGPDPDETLREMDEYAAAEGFPHVGPEVGAFLRFVARLNGAERVFEFGSGYGYSAYWLAEALPDDGEIVLTEVDADELELAREYMAAGGYDAIARYEHGDAMVAIDRYDGPFDVVLIDHQKHKYADAFEAVRATVPVGGVVIADNAITAGVIDFDDLLEWADGAPPAETNEHTQGIIEYLETVRTDPAFETMILPLGEGIAVSYRVE; encoded by the coding sequence ATGACCGACGTTCTCACCGACGACATCGCCCGCTTCGTTCGCGCGGTCGGCCCGGACCCCGACGAGACGCTACGCGAGATGGACGAATACGCCGCCGCGGAGGGCTTTCCCCATGTCGGCCCCGAGGTCGGCGCGTTCCTTCGGTTCGTCGCCCGACTGAACGGCGCTGAGCGGGTCTTCGAGTTCGGCTCTGGATACGGCTACTCAGCCTACTGGCTTGCCGAGGCCCTCCCCGACGACGGCGAGATCGTCCTCACCGAAGTCGACGCGGACGAACTCGAGCTCGCCCGCGAGTACATGGCCGCGGGCGGCTACGACGCGATCGCACGATACGAACACGGCGACGCGATGGTGGCGATCGACCGCTACGACGGGCCGTTCGACGTGGTGTTGATCGACCACCAGAAGCACAAGTACGCCGATGCGTTCGAGGCCGTCCGTGCGACAGTTCCGGTCGGCGGCGTCGTCATCGCCGACAACGCGATCACGGCTGGGGTTATCGACTTCGACGACCTGCTCGAGTGGGCCGACGGGGCCCCACCTGCGGAGACGAACGAACACACGCAGGGAATTATCGAGTACCTCGAGACGGTCCGGACCGATCCGGCGTTCGAGACGATGATTCTCCCGCTTGGTGAAGGGATCGCGGTGAGTTACCGCGTCGAGTAA
- a CDS encoding dCTP deaminase: MSADHTLAESVDNLVYEPVQVHEHGIDLTVAAVYEVAAPGSIDFGGDELADADLEPVPTELAAPDDEYGWWDLEGGQYVIQHNEFLTGLEHPVQLQPRNELLARGGSHPSMLVRDHLPLMPLSVADGGLRLKENARVSTVTTFGDS; this comes from the coding sequence ATGTCTGCCGACCATACCCTCGCCGAGTCAGTCGATAATCTGGTGTACGAACCCGTACAGGTCCACGAGCACGGCATCGACCTGACGGTCGCCGCCGTCTACGAAGTCGCCGCTCCCGGCAGCATCGACTTCGGCGGCGACGAACTCGCAGACGCCGACCTCGAGCCGGTGCCAACCGAGCTCGCGGCGCCCGACGACGAGTACGGCTGGTGGGACCTCGAGGGTGGCCAGTACGTCATTCAGCACAACGAGTTCCTGACGGGGCTCGAGCACCCCGTCCAGCTCCAGCCGCGCAACGAACTGCTGGCCCGTGGCGGGTCCCATCCCTCGATGCTGGTTCGCGACCACCTCCCGTTGATGCCGCTGTCGGTCGCCGACGGCGGTCTTCGGCTCAAGGAGAACGCGCGAGTATCGACGGTTACAACGTTCGGTGACAGCTAA
- a CDS encoding universal stress protein encodes MYQDILVPTDGSDGTRQSLTHGLTLAERFDATIHALSVVPEGPLGTLQSDEGHRVAERAVERVEVEATREGVDVVTAVEQGVPHEVILAYADDHDIDMIIMGTQGRTGLDRVLVGSVAERVVRMADIPVVTVRLNDEIRIEDADEAARIARKAVEAEGYDDITVSDDPHRTSASWIVPLETGGGSLHVHVDAVTSEARVVSCSHESRH; translated from the coding sequence ATGTATCAGGACATCCTCGTTCCGACGGACGGGAGCGACGGGACCCGGCAGTCGCTCACGCACGGACTCACGCTCGCGGAGCGATTCGATGCGACGATCCACGCACTGTCGGTCGTCCCCGAGGGGCCACTGGGGACGCTCCAGTCCGACGAGGGACACCGCGTCGCGGAGCGAGCAGTCGAGCGCGTCGAGGTCGAAGCGACACGCGAGGGGGTCGACGTCGTGACGGCGGTCGAACAGGGTGTGCCACACGAGGTGATCCTCGCGTACGCCGATGACCACGATATCGACATGATTATTATGGGGACACAGGGCCGAACCGGGCTCGATCGGGTGCTCGTCGGCAGCGTCGCCGAACGGGTCGTCAGGATGGCCGACATCCCGGTCGTCACCGTCCGGCTGAACGACGAGATTCGGATCGAGGACGCCGACGAGGCCGCCCGAATCGCGCGCAAAGCCGTCGAAGCGGAGGGGTACGACGACATCACTGTCAGCGACGATCCACACCGAACCAGCGCCTCCTGGATCGTTCCCCTCGAAACCGGTGGCGGGTCGCTCCACGTCCACGTCGACGCCGTGACGAGCGAGGCTCGAGTCGTGAGTTGTTCACACGAGAGTCGCCACTGA